In Paraburkholderia sprentiae WSM5005, a genomic segment contains:
- a CDS encoding VRR-NUC domain-containing protein, producing MATDARSEIRSDVPYYLLNFERALAWLAARYDDLLDEEEHGFLETFATLPQVSRALLVRMLMRKGMLFRASRLVYDEIGCPLQAVAPLAVHRWIDTEPALSLDDLFALSTRAQLLDMFAGAIARIPGAKALRKSDLLETLRAFYPTASGDAYARLSRPLSAWHGATTDRVLHVAIAPLCDRLRLMFFGNLHQEWSEFVLADLGVFQYEKVAFGPSSRAFQQRADVDVYLALHACREALDRLPVDHDASALHELIATVRSIDTSNAWLETRRAKLLFKIGRDCERREQWDTALAVYDACAWPDARHRRMRVLERSERDGEALALALQADAAPYSEEEAQRVARMLPRLRRKCGVPVPRAPAARTVERGTLMLPKPDTPMAVEYVVRDHLSSEAAPVHYVENALINSLFGLLCWEPVFAALPGAFFHPFQRGPADLHAPDFHARRATQFAACFAQLDSGVYRETILRHLHDKSGLQSPFVFWGLLTPELVALALDCLPAAHLKLWFERLLRDTRGNRSGLPDLVRFWPAERRYELIEVKGPGDRLQDNQVRWLAYCAQHGMPVRVVDVRWAGQEAQSEADVATQVKAERVV from the coding sequence GTGGCAACCGATGCTCGCTCAGAGATCCGCTCTGACGTCCCTTACTACCTGCTGAATTTCGAGCGCGCGCTTGCGTGGCTCGCCGCGCGTTACGACGACCTGCTCGACGAAGAAGAGCACGGTTTTCTGGAGACTTTCGCTACGTTGCCGCAGGTATCGCGTGCGTTGCTGGTGCGCATGCTGATGCGCAAGGGCATGCTGTTTCGCGCGAGCCGCCTCGTTTATGACGAAATCGGCTGTCCGCTGCAGGCGGTGGCGCCGCTGGCGGTGCATCGCTGGATCGACACCGAGCCGGCTTTGTCGCTCGACGATCTGTTTGCGCTCAGCACGCGTGCGCAATTGCTGGACATGTTCGCCGGCGCGATCGCGCGAATTCCCGGCGCGAAGGCGTTGCGCAAATCGGATCTGCTCGAAACGCTGCGCGCGTTTTACCCAACTGCCAGCGGCGACGCGTATGCGCGCCTATCGCGTCCGCTTTCTGCTTGGCATGGCGCCACGACGGACCGCGTGCTGCACGTTGCGATCGCGCCGTTGTGCGATCGCTTGCGCCTGATGTTCTTCGGCAATCTGCATCAAGAGTGGTCGGAGTTCGTGCTCGCCGATCTTGGCGTGTTCCAGTACGAAAAGGTCGCGTTCGGACCGTCGTCGCGTGCGTTCCAGCAACGCGCGGACGTGGACGTTTATCTCGCGCTGCACGCGTGCCGCGAAGCCCTCGACCGGCTACCGGTCGACCACGACGCGTCCGCACTGCACGAACTGATCGCGACCGTCCGCTCGATCGACACCTCGAATGCGTGGCTCGAAACGCGTCGCGCGAAGCTCCTGTTTAAGATCGGCCGGGATTGCGAACGGCGCGAGCAGTGGGACACCGCGCTCGCGGTGTACGACGCGTGCGCGTGGCCCGATGCGCGTCATCGACGCATGCGCGTGCTCGAGCGCAGCGAGCGTGACGGGGAAGCGCTCGCGCTCGCCTTGCAGGCCGATGCCGCGCCATACAGCGAGGAAGAGGCGCAGCGCGTCGCCCGCATGTTGCCGCGCTTGCGGCGCAAATGCGGCGTGCCGGTGCCGCGCGCGCCGGCGGCGCGGACTGTCGAGCGCGGCACGCTGATGCTGCCGAAGCCGGACACGCCGATGGCCGTCGAATACGTGGTGCGCGATCATTTGAGCAGCGAAGCCGCGCCGGTGCATTACGTCGAGAACGCGCTGATCAATTCGCTGTTCGGTCTGCTGTGCTGGGAGCCGGTTTTCGCCGCGCTGCCCGGCGCGTTTTTCCATCCGTTCCAGCGCGGGCCGGCCGATCTGCACGCGCCGGATTTTCATGCGCGTCGCGCCACGCAGTTCGCCGCGTGCTTCGCGCAGCTCGACAGCGGCGTCTATCGCGAGACGATTCTGCGGCATCTGCATGACAAGTCCGGCCTGCAGTCGCCGTTCGTATTCTGGGGACTGCTGACACCCGAACTGGTGGCGCTCGCGCTCGACTGTCTGCCCGCCGCGCACCTGAAGCTGTGGTTCGAGCGCTTGCTGCGCGACACTCGCGGCAATCGTTCGGGCTTGCCCGACCTGGTCCGGTTCTGGCCGGCCGAGCGTCGCTATGAATTGATCGAGGTGAAAGGCCCCGGCGATCGTCTGCAGGACAACCAGGTGCGTTGGCTCGCGTATTGCGCGCAGCACGGCATGCCGGTGCGCGTGGTCGACGTGCGCTGGGCGGGGCAAGAGGCGCAGAGCGAAGCAGATGTTGCAACGCAAGTCAAAGCGGAGCGCGTCGTATGA